A region of Candidatus Polarisedimenticolia bacterium DNA encodes the following proteins:
- a CDS encoding sigma-54 dependent transcriptional regulator, producing MKPRILVIDDEEDIRKSLRMILEYEGYLCSVAASPQEGLELARKEEPDVILLDIKMPQMDGIEVLSRLKEREESAEIVMISGHGTVATAVEATKKGAFDFLEKPLEEGRVLTSIRNALQHRRLSEENRSLKAEKGSRYELVGDSPAIQKVRASVGKIAPTNATVLLTGESGTGKELVAWEIYRLSQRRDRPFVKVNCAAIPEELIESELFGHEKGAFTGAVARQTGKFVQADGGTIFLDEVADMSPRTQAKVLRVLQDGEVEPVGMPKTLHVDVRVLAATNKILEAEIREGRFREDLYFRINTLLIAVPPLRERKGDIPLLIEHFTRRFCSENNRRPKRFSAEALRELASLPWRGNVRELKGAVERLLILADEDEITLSDLAAIRSPITAGPAPSLSQFRTLQEFKEATERQFLQDKLKENDWNISATAKAIDTPRSNLYKKLEQYGLEKHGRDAAPPPRPEGGSGE from the coding sequence ATGAAACCGCGCATCCTCGTCATCGACGATGAAGAAGACATCCGCAAATCGCTCCGGATGATCCTGGAGTACGAAGGATATCTCTGCAGCGTCGCCGCCAGCCCGCAGGAAGGGCTGGAGCTGGCCCGGAAGGAAGAGCCCGACGTGATTCTGCTCGACATCAAGATGCCGCAAATGGATGGGATCGAGGTCCTGTCCCGGCTGAAGGAGCGCGAGGAGAGCGCCGAGATCGTCATGATCTCGGGGCACGGCACCGTCGCGACCGCCGTGGAGGCCACCAAGAAGGGGGCGTTCGACTTCCTGGAGAAGCCGCTGGAGGAAGGCCGGGTGCTGACGTCCATCCGCAACGCGCTGCAGCACCGGCGCCTGTCGGAGGAGAACCGATCGCTCAAGGCGGAGAAAGGGTCGCGGTACGAGCTGGTCGGCGACTCTCCCGCCATCCAGAAGGTCCGCGCCTCGGTGGGCAAGATCGCGCCCACCAACGCCACCGTGCTGCTCACCGGCGAAAGCGGAACCGGCAAGGAGCTCGTCGCCTGGGAGATCTACCGGCTGAGCCAGCGGCGCGATCGCCCCTTCGTCAAGGTGAACTGCGCGGCGATTCCCGAGGAGCTCATCGAGAGTGAGCTGTTCGGGCACGAGAAAGGGGCTTTCACCGGCGCCGTCGCCCGGCAGACGGGGAAGTTCGTCCAGGCGGACGGCGGGACCATATTCCTGGACGAGGTGGCGGACATGAGCCCGCGGACCCAGGCCAAGGTCCTGCGCGTGCTGCAGGACGGCGAGGTGGAGCCGGTCGGGATGCCGAAGACGCTCCACGTCGACGTCCGCGTCCTGGCCGCGACCAACAAGATCCTCGAAGCCGAAATCCGCGAGGGCCGGTTTCGCGAGGACCTCTACTTCCGGATCAATACGCTGCTCATCGCGGTTCCTCCCTTGCGGGAAAGGAAGGGCGACATCCCTCTGCTGATCGAGCATTTTACGCGGCGGTTCTGCTCCGAGAACAACCGCCGCCCCAAGCGCTTCTCCGCGGAAGCGCTCCGTGAGCTCGCCTCCCTTCCCTGGCGGGGGAACGTGCGGGAGCTGAAGGGGGCGGTGGAGCGCCTCCTCATCCTGGCCGACGAGGACGAGATCACGCTCTCCGATCTTGCGGCGATCCGCAGCCCCATCACGGCCGGGCCGGCGCCCTCCCTCTCCCAGTTCCGCACGCTGCAGGAGTTCAAGGAGGCGACGGAGCGCCAGTTCCTTCAGGACAAGCTCAAGGAGAACGACTGGAACATCTCCGCCACCGCCAAGGCGATCGACACCCCCCGCAGCAACCTCTATAAGAAGCTGGAGCAATACGGTCTGGAGAAGCACGGTCGCGACGCCGCGCCGCCGCCGCGACCTGAAGGCGGATCGGGCGAGTAG
- a CDS encoding thiolase family protein: protein MSASRRAVIVGGARTPFAKAWGALRRIPAWDLGRIAASEAIARSTLDPGEVDEVIFGNIAQPADATNVARVIALRSALPRSTPAYTVNRNCASGIQAIVEAALRIESGLADVVVAGGTESMSQIPFFYRPETQDLFLEAGRARSFWRRMSIFMKLRPRHFKPVVALEVGLTDPVAGLNMGETAEVLAKRFHIPREEQDRFALESHRRVARATESGRFREEIAPVFLPPAYGDAVADDIGFRPNQSLEALAKLRPVFDRRFGTVTAGNSSQITDGAAALVLASEERAREAGVAILGRIRSWGFAGCDPATMGLGPAYATPIALRRGGAAFRDVKLIEINEAFAAQVIACERAFASQEFAEKELGLASPIGEIDRSVTNVNGGAIALGHPVGCTGARLVLTLCHELARRGKDLGLATLCVGGGQGAAILIERV, encoded by the coding sequence GTGAGCGCGTCGCGCCGCGCCGTCATCGTGGGGGGGGCCCGCACTCCGTTCGCGAAGGCGTGGGGGGCGCTCCGGCGGATTCCGGCCTGGGATCTCGGGCGGATCGCCGCCTCCGAGGCGATCGCCCGCTCGACCCTGGATCCCGGAGAGGTCGATGAAGTCATCTTCGGGAACATCGCCCAGCCGGCCGACGCCACGAACGTCGCGCGGGTGATCGCGCTGCGCTCCGCGCTCCCCCGGTCGACTCCCGCCTACACCGTGAACCGGAACTGCGCCTCCGGGATCCAGGCGATCGTCGAGGCCGCGCTGCGGATCGAATCGGGCCTCGCCGACGTCGTCGTGGCGGGAGGGACCGAGTCGATGTCGCAGATCCCCTTTTTCTACCGCCCGGAGACCCAGGACCTCTTCCTCGAGGCGGGCCGCGCCCGCTCCTTCTGGCGGCGGATGTCGATCTTCATGAAGCTCCGGCCGCGGCACTTCAAGCCGGTGGTGGCGCTGGAGGTCGGGCTCACCGATCCCGTCGCGGGGCTCAACATGGGCGAGACGGCCGAAGTCCTGGCGAAGCGCTTCCACATCCCCCGGGAGGAGCAGGACCGTTTCGCCCTGGAGAGCCACCGGCGCGTCGCGCGGGCCACCGAGTCGGGGCGGTTCCGGGAGGAGATCGCGCCGGTCTTCCTGCCGCCGGCCTACGGCGACGCGGTGGCCGACGACATCGGGTTTCGGCCGAATCAGAGCCTCGAGGCGCTGGCGAAGCTGCGTCCCGTCTTCGACCGCCGCTTCGGCACGGTGACGGCGGGGAACAGCAGCCAGATCACCGACGGAGCCGCCGCCCTCGTCCTGGCGTCGGAGGAGCGCGCCCGCGAGGCGGGCGTGGCGATCCTGGGGCGCATCCGCTCCTGGGGTTTTGCCGGCTGCGATCCGGCGACGATGGGGCTCGGCCCCGCCTACGCCACCCCGATCGCCCTGCGGCGGGGCGGAGCGGCGTTCCGGGACGTGAAGCTCATCGAAATCAACGAGGCCTTCGCCGCCCAGGTCATCGCCTGCGAGCGGGCGTTCGCCTCCCAGGAGTTCGCGGAGAAGGAGCTCGGGCTCGCTTCCCCGATCGGGGAGATCGATCGGAGCGTGACGAACGTCAACGGCGGGGCGATCGCGCTCGGGCATCCGGTCGGCTGTACCGGCGCGCGGCTCGTCCTCACGCTCTGCCACGAGCTGGCGCGCCGCGGCAAGGATCTCGGGCTCGCGACGCTCTGTGTGGGGGGCGGCCAGGGCGCGGCGATTCTCATCGAGCGGGTTTGA